The following are encoded together in the Pseudomonas maumuensis genome:
- a CDS encoding D-Ala-D-Ala carboxypeptidase family metallohydrolase — protein sequence MKSARIWLLASALIGLGAVQADERDVWMFAQWAGDHENRRFREMLVDARLYGVVPIHQLLRSASDWRLCKASPFAVPPASHWPAVRSTLALIKTLDQQGILRQFEVVSAYRDPRLNACAGGAPSSAHMRAFAVDLLLPPWADPNPLCRFWQQHGQAWNMGLGRYPSGRIHIDTAGYRTWGGDGGAGSSFCSKPR from the coding sequence ATGAAAAGCGCCAGGATATGGCTATTGGCTAGCGCGCTGATCGGGCTGGGTGCGGTGCAGGCCGATGAACGCGATGTGTGGATGTTCGCCCAGTGGGCCGGGGATCACGAGAACCGCAGGTTTCGTGAAATGCTGGTGGACGCCCGGCTGTATGGCGTGGTGCCGATCCATCAGTTGCTGCGTTCGGCCTCGGATTGGCGCCTGTGCAAGGCTTCACCCTTTGCGGTGCCGCCGGCGAGCCACTGGCCGGCGGTGCGTTCGACCCTGGCATTGATCAAGACCCTCGACCAGCAGGGCATCCTGCGTCAGTTCGAAGTGGTGTCGGCCTACCGTGATCCCCGTCTCAATGCCTGTGCCGGCGGTGCGCCGAGCAGTGCGCACATGCGCGCCTTCGCCGTCGACCTGCTGCTGCCACCCTGGGCCGACCCGAACCCGCTGTGCCGCTTCTGGCAGCAGCACGGCCAGGCCTGGAACATGGGGCTTGGCCGTTACCCCTCGGGGCGTATCCATATCGACACGGCCGGTTATCGCACCTGGGGCGGTGACGGCGGGGCCGGGTCGTCGTTCTGCAGCAAGCCCAGGTGA
- a CDS encoding MFS transporter, with the protein MNMRLLAGLLFAVSVVGFSLGASLPLVSLRLHEAGAGTLEIGIISAIPAAGMMLSAFMVDACCRHLTRRVIYLLSFSLCTLSIALLEWAFDSMLWLALLRLGLGIGMGIAIILGESWVNELCPEHNRGKIMALYATSFTGFQVLGPALLALLGANSPWLTGVVTFCYGLALLCILFTVPNDHVEHEEDAKSFGLAGFFRVAPALCVAVLFFSFFDAVVLSLLPVYATSHGFAVGVAALMVTVVFAGDMLFQLPLGWLADRVERTGLHLVCGLVAMMIGIALPWLLQMTWLLWPLLVVLGAVAGGIYTLALVLIGQRFKGQDLVTANASVGLLWGVGSLVGPLVSGAAMDVAPHGLPMALALMAGLFVCFARQAYRRAGKLQAVAD; encoded by the coding sequence ATGAACATGCGTTTGCTGGCGGGCCTGTTGTTCGCCGTGTCGGTGGTCGGTTTCAGCCTCGGGGCGAGCCTGCCGCTGGTGTCGTTGCGCCTGCACGAGGCGGGGGCGGGGACGCTGGAGATCGGCATCATCTCGGCGATCCCGGCGGCCGGCATGATGCTCTCGGCGTTCATGGTCGACGCCTGCTGCCGGCACCTGACCCGGCGCGTCATCTACTTGCTGAGCTTCAGCCTATGCACCTTGAGCATCGCCTTGCTTGAGTGGGCCTTCGACTCGATGCTGTGGCTGGCGCTGCTGCGCCTTGGGCTGGGCATCGGCATGGGCATCGCGATCATCCTCGGCGAGTCGTGGGTCAACGAACTGTGCCCGGAGCACAACCGCGGCAAGATCATGGCGCTGTATGCCACCAGCTTCACCGGCTTCCAGGTACTCGGCCCGGCGCTGCTCGCATTGCTGGGCGCCAACAGCCCATGGCTGACCGGCGTGGTCACCTTCTGCTATGGCCTGGCCTTGCTGTGCATCCTGTTCACCGTGCCCAACGATCATGTCGAGCATGAGGAAGACGCCAAGAGCTTCGGCCTGGCCGGTTTCTTCCGTGTCGCCCCGGCCTTGTGCGTGGCGGTGCTGTTCTTCTCGTTCTTCGATGCCGTGGTGCTGTCGCTGCTGCCGGTATACGCCACCAGCCATGGTTTCGCCGTGGGCGTGGCGGCGCTGATGGTGACCGTGGTGTTCGCCGGCGACATGCTCTTCCAGCTGCCGTTGGGCTGGCTCGCCGACCGGGTCGAGCGCACCGGGCTGCACCTGGTATGCGGGTTGGTGGCAATGATGATCGGCATCGCCTTGCCCTGGCTGCTGCAGATGACCTGGCTGCTATGGCCGCTGCTGGTGGTGCTCGGCGCGGTGGCGGGGGGCATCTATACCTTGGCGCTGGTACTGATCGGGCAGCGCTTCAAAGGCCAGGACCTGGTCACGGCGAACGCCAGCGTCGGCTTGCTGTGGGGCGTCGGCAGCCTGGTCGGGCCGCTGGTCAGCGGCGCGGCGATGGACGTGGCGCCCCATGGCCTGCCCATGGCGCTGGCGCTGATGGCGGGGCTGTTCGTGTGCTTCGCCCGCCAGGCCTATCGCCGGGCAGGCAAGCTTCAGGCTGTAGCGGACTGA
- a CDS encoding FecR family protein: protein MPALQPQPDPEQEALDWFSRLRQPGCDEALRQAFANWCQDPLNARAYAQLEAYWQQLQVPAARPRPRVAKVRHSRAGLCLALLFLVLVAALAWIYWPLMQRLGSELHTDSGERRSVRLADGSTLHLDSASAMNVDLRGRTRQLHLVQGQIYLEVMLDGRAMEVQVDDTRIQVFGTRLQIARHADHDELVVLNGKAAVLQGGDQRLVNAGERVTFSESRINSVEKIDTKLVDAWRNGQLKARNLPLGEVLERLADYRGQRVWMMNEQATYQRVSGDFDLDHPAQSLERLAADQQLRLHDLLGHWLIVR from the coding sequence ATGCCCGCCCTGCAACCTCAGCCCGACCCTGAGCAGGAAGCCCTGGACTGGTTCTCCCGCCTGCGCCAGCCCGGTTGCGACGAAGCGTTGCGCCAGGCGTTCGCCAACTGGTGCCAGGACCCGCTCAACGCCAGGGCCTATGCTCAGCTCGAAGCTTACTGGCAGCAGTTGCAGGTCCCGGCGGCCCGACCACGACCACGGGTCGCCAAGGTGCGGCACAGCCGTGCCGGGCTGTGCCTGGCGCTGCTGTTCCTTGTACTGGTGGCAGCACTGGCCTGGATCTACTGGCCGCTGATGCAACGGCTGGGCAGCGAACTGCACACCGACAGCGGCGAACGCCGTAGCGTGCGCCTGGCCGACGGCTCGACCCTGCACCTGGACAGCGCCAGCGCGATGAATGTCGACCTGCGTGGCCGCACCCGCCAACTGCATCTGGTGCAGGGCCAGATCTACCTGGAGGTGATGCTCGATGGCCGGGCCATGGAGGTGCAGGTCGATGACACCCGGATCCAAGTGTTCGGCACCCGCCTGCAGATCGCCCGCCATGCCGACCATGACGAACTGGTGGTGCTCAACGGCAAGGCCGCAGTCCTGCAGGGTGGCGACCAGCGCCTGGTGAATGCCGGCGAACGGGTGACGTTCAGTGAATCGCGCATTAATTCCGTCGAGAAGATCGACACCAAACTGGTCGACGCCTGGCGCAACGGTCAGTTGAAGGCCCGGAATTTGCCGTTGGGCGAAGTATTGGAGCGCCTGGCCGACTATCGTGGCCAGCGTGTCTGGATGATGAACGAACAAGCGACCTATCAGCGGGTCAGCGGCGATTTCGACCTCGACCACCCGGCGCAGAGCCTCGAGCGCCTGGCCGCCGATCAGCAATTGCGCCTGCACGACCTGCTCGGCCACTGGCTGATCGTGCGCTGA
- the rimI gene encoding ribosomal protein S18-alanine N-acetyltransferase, whose protein sequence is MSDSISFRPATEADLDTLLKIEYAAFSHPWTRGIFQDALKSYEVWLMFDGQQQVGHGVINVIIDEAHLLNITVKPENQGCGLGLRLLEHLMARAYQLNGRECFLEVRASNQSAYRLYERYGFNEVGRRRDYYPMAGGREDALVMACTLLED, encoded by the coding sequence ATGAGTGACTCGATCAGTTTCCGCCCGGCGACCGAGGCGGATCTGGATACCCTGCTGAAGATCGAATATGCCGCCTTCAGCCATCCCTGGACCCGCGGCATCTTCCAGGATGCGCTGAAGTCCTACGAAGTGTGGCTGATGTTCGACGGCCAGCAGCAGGTCGGCCATGGCGTGATCAACGTGATCATCGATGAGGCGCACCTGCTCAACATCACCGTAAAGCCGGAGAACCAGGGCTGTGGCCTCGGCCTGCGCCTGCTTGAGCACTTGATGGCCCGGGCCTACCAGCTCAATGGCCGGGAGTGTTTCCTGGAAGTGCGTGCCAGCAACCAGTCGGCGTATCGCCTGTACGAGCGCTATGGCTTCAATGAAGTCGGCCGGCGCCGTGACTACTACCCGATGGCGGGCGGGCGGGAAGATGCGCTGGTGATGGCCTGTACGTTGCTGGAAGACTGA
- a CDS encoding LysR substrate-binding domain-containing protein: MKLPPLTAFRYFDIAARTESFVRAAEHLHVTHGAVSRQVRLLEESLGVALFERRNRAIFLTPAGRELHSTTQSIFEQLEGAVQRLQQQPEDNVLVVSCEPTIAMRWLIPRLPRFHAAHPDLQLHLVAAGGPVDFARGRIDLALRRDDFHWDRQLHSLKICDEWIGPVARPDLKGQRLLHSATRPDAWATWLRLSGQGIRHTARSDFEHFYLSIQAASAGMGLAIASALMVRDELDNGQLQAPYSFLRDGSGYHLLSPQPLDDGSKRQRFAQWVGDECRACLAHLGLLQNDDPAPPSPPQVR, from the coding sequence ATGAAACTGCCTCCCCTCACCGCCTTTCGCTACTTCGACATCGCCGCCCGCACTGAAAGCTTCGTACGCGCCGCCGAGCATCTGCATGTCACCCACGGCGCCGTCAGCCGCCAGGTGCGCCTGCTCGAGGAAAGCCTCGGCGTGGCACTGTTCGAACGGCGCAACCGGGCAATCTTTCTCACCCCCGCCGGTCGCGAGCTGCACAGCACCACCCAGTCGATCTTCGAGCAATTGGAGGGCGCCGTGCAGCGCCTGCAACAGCAGCCTGAAGACAACGTACTGGTGGTCTCCTGCGAGCCGACCATCGCCATGCGCTGGCTGATCCCGCGCCTGCCGCGCTTTCACGCCGCACACCCCGACCTGCAGCTGCACCTGGTGGCGGCCGGCGGGCCGGTGGACTTCGCCCGTGGCCGCATCGACCTGGCACTGCGCCGCGATGACTTCCATTGGGATCGCCAGCTGCACAGCCTGAAGATCTGCGATGAGTGGATCGGCCCGGTCGCAAGGCCAGACCTCAAGGGCCAACGCCTGCTGCACAGCGCCACCCGCCCCGATGCCTGGGCCACCTGGCTACGCCTGAGCGGCCAAGGCATCCGGCACACGGCGCGCAGCGACTTCGAGCACTTCTACTTGTCGATCCAGGCCGCCAGCGCGGGCATGGGGCTGGCCATCGCCTCGGCGCTGATGGTTCGCGACGAACTGGACAATGGCCAGCTACAGGCGCCGTACAGCTTCCTGCGCGATGGCTCCGGCTACCACCTGCTCAGCCCGCAGCCGCTGGACGACGGCAGCAAGCGCCAGCGCTTCGCGCAGTGGGTCGGCGACGAGTGCCGGGCCTGCCTGGCTCACCTGGGCTTGCTGCAGAACGACGACCCGGCCCCGCCGTCACCGCCCCAGGTGCGATAA
- a CDS encoding RHS repeat-associated core domain-containing protein — MSSPYKPFQAAAMPNNSEQTTLLGTDVQGTPLLLQKPQGIQQLSFCAFGYDQASNRMLSLLGFNGEARAPSGYYLLGDGYRAYYSTIMRFGSPDSVSPFDDGGINSYAYCLGDPINLLDSSGHSPEKPSKGILRPTPKNYDFSIGKTTKISFNDAVASKTIAEHSTLYYYPGWENYVGITKKDKQLIQKLDNREAKLKNRESKLELLKIAAKSNTPKDNANYSNYLIKKISPLKEKITATITRLDALQDSQPRDTLSNIRSEI, encoded by the coding sequence ATGTCAAGCCCTTATAAACCCTTTCAGGCCGCCGCCATGCCAAACAACTCTGAACAAACAACTCTACTGGGAACCGATGTGCAAGGCACACCCCTTTTACTACAGAAACCACAGGGTATCCAACAACTAAGTTTTTGCGCATTTGGATATGATCAAGCCAGCAATCGAATGCTATCCCTGTTGGGATTCAATGGCGAGGCTCGTGCCCCATCAGGCTACTACTTACTCGGCGATGGCTATCGGGCATACTACTCCACAATTATGCGGTTCGGCTCTCCCGACAGTGTCAGCCCTTTTGACGATGGTGGAATCAACAGCTATGCCTACTGCTTAGGAGACCCCATAAACTTACTTGATTCCTCAGGCCACTCACCAGAGAAACCCTCTAAAGGAATACTTAGGCCAACACCTAAAAACTACGACTTCAGTATAGGGAAGACTACCAAAATATCATTCAATGATGCTGTTGCGAGCAAAACCATAGCCGAGCACAGCACGCTATATTACTACCCAGGCTGGGAAAATTATGTAGGCATCACAAAAAAAGACAAGCAACTCATCCAAAAACTGGACAACCGGGAAGCAAAGCTAAAAAACCGCGAAAGCAAACTAGAACTTCTTAAAATAGCGGCAAAATCCAACACGCCCAAAGATAATGCAAACTACTCCAATTACTTAATAAAAAAGATCTCACCTTTAAAAGAAAAAATTACAGCAACTATCACACGCCTTGACGCATTACAAGACAGCCAGCCCCGAGACACCTTGAGCAACATCAGAAGTGAAATCTGA
- the mksB gene encoding Mks condensin complex protein MksB, translated as MIEPKRVLRALAEHWALIEPLCERFDQGTLSLVELRQQLARQQVESTPQDITQLLDVWIRLDILVPVAKSPNRFELNAQIHDFLAYLRREHRLGLCLEIEAYLRHLERLAGHIQDAFDNRDSDDLARQLRLLDMRVRDVLKKLDNDEQALVAVAERAKTSNRQIPLRQRYAEVLATWDEYVEPMIQLVNADGAFEQGVRKVETVLLRLLGEQARLGHLVDDDMLLRTHARILEMQTSAQLTLRHARELLLPLREEARRHNAVTRGAALALSVIRKKGIDAVPQAAMPMFTRPQSTFLGSASQVEAYVYALARFEPKPARFPKAHKTQKGPLPRAPRTVKEMLERCEDALPLPDLMVWLLEQEPEGATDELLYWFSRLSREKRFSRERLDRQQYLTREHLVSLRSFALTSSRDKPATTTESTASPTHAS; from the coding sequence ATGATCGAACCCAAGCGCGTCCTGCGCGCCCTAGCCGAACACTGGGCCTTGATCGAGCCGCTGTGCGAGCGCTTCGACCAGGGCACCCTGAGCCTGGTCGAGCTGCGCCAGCAGCTGGCCCGCCAGCAGGTGGAAAGCACCCCGCAGGACATCACTCAGCTGCTCGATGTGTGGATCCGCCTGGACATCCTGGTCCCGGTGGCCAAGAGCCCGAACCGTTTCGAGCTCAACGCGCAGATCCACGACTTCCTCGCCTACCTGCGCCGCGAGCACCGGCTGGGCCTGTGCCTGGAGATCGAGGCCTACCTGCGCCACCTGGAGCGCCTGGCCGGGCATATCCAGGACGCCTTCGACAACCGCGACAGCGACGACCTGGCGCGCCAGCTGCGCCTGCTCGACATGCGCGTGCGCGATGTACTGAAGAAGCTCGACAACGACGAGCAGGCGCTGGTGGCCGTAGCCGAGCGGGCCAAGACCAGCAACCGCCAGATCCCCCTGCGCCAGCGCTACGCCGAAGTACTGGCGACTTGGGACGAGTACGTCGAGCCGATGATCCAGCTGGTCAACGCCGACGGCGCCTTCGAGCAGGGCGTGCGCAAGGTCGAGACCGTGCTGCTGCGCCTGCTGGGCGAGCAGGCGCGCCTGGGCCACCTGGTCGACGACGACATGCTGCTGCGCACCCACGCGCGCATCCTCGAGATGCAGACCAGCGCCCAGCTGACCTTGCGCCACGCCCGCGAGCTGCTGCTGCCGCTGCGTGAAGAAGCGCGCCGGCACAACGCCGTGACCCGCGGCGCCGCGCTGGCCCTGTCGGTGATCCGCAAGAAGGGCATCGACGCCGTGCCGCAGGCGGCCATGCCGATGTTCACCCGCCCGCAGAGCACCTTCCTCGGCAGCGCCAGCCAGGTCGAGGCCTACGTCTACGCCTTGGCCCGCTTCGAGCCCAAGCCCGCGCGCTTCCCCAAGGCGCACAAGACGCAAAAGGGCCCGCTGCCCCGCGCCCCGCGCACGGTCAAGGAAATGCTCGAGCGCTGCGAAGACGCCCTGCCGTTGCCGGACCTGATGGTCTGGCTGCTGGAGCAGGAGCCTGAAGGCGCCACCGACGAACTGCTGTACTGGTTCTCGCGCCTGTCGCGCGAGAAGCGCTTCAGCCGCGAACGCCTCGATCGCCAGCAATACCTCACCCGCGAACACCTGGTCAGCCTGCGCTCCTTCGCCCTGACCTCCAGCCGCGACAAGCCGGCGACCACGACCGAATCCACCGCGAGCCCCACCCATGCATCTTGA
- a CDS encoding energy transducer TonB — protein sequence MLIESRRRAYLSAMQVVHWLPRAELPFAAPSRPELLLPVAPVDEVDFEVRPAAPAAAPSATPAAPQARAERPKIEIPRPGSAPKVAAKPVEVEAEPPAPRPAPVPPPRFALQLLRAGDCLLLVELATGQPFQSRDPSYLLLKDMLRAAGLPDAPQIIGEPVRWPLLMRGNMDQGPDAARDFVQGFIAARLEEAPCACLWLIGLPAIRFAGQADAEAYYQELKVDLLGDAWALPGLELLMDEPQRKADVWKAMRQLMARWKRVE from the coding sequence TTGCTGATCGAGTCCCGCCGCCGCGCCTACCTGTCCGCCATGCAAGTGGTGCATTGGCTGCCGCGCGCCGAACTGCCGTTCGCCGCGCCGTCGCGGCCAGAGCTGCTGTTGCCGGTGGCCCCGGTCGACGAGGTCGACTTCGAGGTGCGTCCGGCCGCTCCTGCAGCTGCGCCGAGCGCCACCCCGGCAGCCCCTCAGGCGCGTGCCGAGCGGCCGAAGATCGAGATCCCGCGCCCGGGCAGCGCGCCGAAAGTCGCCGCCAAGCCGGTCGAGGTCGAGGCAGAGCCTCCCGCGCCGCGCCCGGCGCCTGTGCCACCACCACGCTTCGCCCTGCAGTTGCTGCGTGCCGGCGACTGTCTGCTGCTGGTGGAACTGGCCACCGGCCAGCCGTTCCAGAGCCGCGACCCGTCCTACCTGCTGCTCAAGGACATGCTGCGCGCCGCCGGCCTGCCGGACGCCCCGCAGATCATTGGCGAGCCGGTGCGTTGGCCGCTACTGATGCGCGGCAACATGGACCAGGGGCCGGATGCCGCCCGGGACTTCGTCCAGGGCTTTATCGCCGCGCGCCTGGAAGAGGCGCCGTGCGCCTGCCTATGGCTGATCGGCCTGCCGGCCATTCGCTTTGCCGGCCAGGCCGACGCCGAAGCCTACTACCAAGAACTCAAGGTCGACCTGCTCGGCGATGCCTGGGCCTTGCCCGGCCTTGAACTGTTGATGGACGAGCCGCAGCGCAAGGCGGACGTCTGGAAAGCCATGCGCCAGCTGATGGCGCGCTGGAAACGCGTTGAATGA
- a CDS encoding MFS transporter, protein MAISSTPTSSASSPASTATPLVMSIIGFCALAHLINDLIQAVLPAIYPMLKANYDLSFAQIGLITLTFQITASLLQPWVGFFTDKRPMPNLLPLGTLCTLVGIVMLAFVGSFPMILLASALVGIGSSTFHPETSRIARLASGGRFGLAQSSFQVGGNAGSALGPLLAAAIVIPFGQTHVAWFGVAGLFFFAVTLMLRRWYKEHLNQAKARKAVQATHGISRQRVIMALVVLGLLVFSKYFYMASFTSYFTFYLIEKFQLSVASSQLHLFLFLGAVAAGTFFGGPIGDRIGRKAVIWFSILGVAPFTLALPYADLFWTTVLSVVIGFVLASAFSAIVVYAQELVPGNVGMIAGIFFGLMFGFGGIGAALLGYVADLRGIEYVYGVCSFLPLFGLLAVFLPSTGK, encoded by the coding sequence ATGGCCATCAGCAGCACCCCGACTTCCAGCGCCAGCAGCCCGGCAAGCACGGCGACGCCGCTGGTGATGAGCATCATTGGTTTCTGCGCTCTGGCGCACTTGATCAACGACTTGATCCAGGCGGTGCTGCCGGCGATCTACCCGATGCTCAAGGCCAACTACGACCTGAGCTTCGCCCAGATCGGCCTGATCACCCTGACCTTCCAGATCACCGCTTCGTTGTTGCAGCCTTGGGTGGGGTTCTTCACCGACAAGCGGCCCATGCCGAACCTGTTGCCGCTGGGCACCCTGTGTACCCTGGTGGGCATCGTGATGCTGGCCTTCGTCGGCAGCTTCCCGATGATCCTGCTGGCCTCGGCACTGGTGGGCATCGGCTCCTCGACCTTCCACCCGGAGACCTCGCGCATTGCCCGGCTGGCTTCGGGCGGGCGCTTCGGCCTGGCCCAGTCGAGCTTCCAGGTCGGCGGTAACGCCGGCTCCGCCCTTGGCCCGTTGTTGGCGGCGGCAATCGTCATTCCCTTCGGCCAGACCCACGTGGCCTGGTTCGGTGTGGCCGGGCTGTTCTTCTTTGCCGTGACCCTGATGCTGCGCCGCTGGTACAAGGAACACCTGAACCAGGCCAAGGCACGCAAGGCAGTGCAGGCCACCCATGGCATCTCGCGCCAGCGGGTGATCATGGCCTTGGTGGTGCTGGGCCTGCTGGTGTTTTCCAAGTACTTCTACATGGCCAGCTTCACCAGCTACTTCACCTTCTACCTGATCGAGAAGTTCCAGCTGTCGGTGGCCAGTTCACAGCTGCACCTGTTCCTGTTCCTCGGCGCGGTGGCGGCGGGCACCTTCTTTGGCGGGCCCATCGGTGACCGCATCGGGCGCAAGGCGGTGATCTGGTTCTCGATCCTCGGCGTGGCACCGTTCACCCTGGCGCTGCCCTATGCCGACCTGTTCTGGACCACCGTGCTCAGCGTGGTGATCGGCTTCGTCCTGGCTTCGGCGTTCTCGGCCATCGTGGTGTATGCCCAGGAGCTGGTGCCGGGCAATGTGGGGATGATCGCCGGGATCTTCTTCGGGCTGATGTTCGGGTTTGGCGGGATCGGCGCGGCGCTGCTGGGGTATGTGGCTGACCTGCGTGGGATCGAGTATGTGTATGGGGTTTGCTCGTTCCTGCCGTTGTTTGGGTTGTTGGCGGTGTTTTTGCCGTCTACTGGCAAGTAA
- a CDS encoding LysE family translocator, which produces MNELIAVALFTILAVISPGADFAMVTRSSYAQGRKAGLAAAAGIALGVQVHVLYTVLGIAVIISQSPTLFLAMKVVGAGYLVYLGYKSLTNTTRIRLDDLAPSASSVASALRTGFLTNALNPKTMLFVVSAYTQVVRPGSPLALDFAYGAFMSFAHWVWFSLVAVFFSSARLRAAMIERQRTVDRVIGVALIGLGLAVVVAGVK; this is translated from the coding sequence GTGAACGAACTCATCGCCGTTGCCCTTTTCACTATCCTGGCCGTCATCAGTCCTGGTGCCGACTTCGCCATGGTCACCCGCAGCAGTTATGCGCAAGGCCGCAAAGCTGGCCTTGCTGCCGCGGCAGGCATCGCCCTGGGCGTGCAAGTGCATGTGCTGTACACCGTGCTCGGCATTGCCGTGATCATCAGCCAGAGCCCCACCCTGTTCCTGGCCATGAAGGTGGTAGGGGCGGGCTACTTGGTGTACCTGGGCTACAAGTCGCTGACCAACACCACGCGCATCCGTCTCGACGATCTGGCGCCTAGCGCGTCCAGCGTGGCGAGCGCGTTGCGCACGGGCTTTCTGACCAATGCGCTGAATCCCAAGACCATGCTGTTCGTGGTCAGCGCCTATACCCAGGTAGTGCGGCCGGGCAGCCCGCTGGCGCTGGACTTCGCCTATGGCGCGTTCATGTCGTTTGCCCATTGGGTGTGGTTCAGCCTGGTGGCGGTGTTCTTTTCCAGTGCGCGATTGCGTGCGGCGATGATCGAGCGCCAGCGCACGGTTGACCGGGTAATCGGGGTGGCTTTGATCGGCCTGGGGCTGGCCGTGGTGGTGGCGGGAGTGAAGTAA